Proteins co-encoded in one Polyangiaceae bacterium genomic window:
- the recC gene encoding exodeoxyribonuclease V subunit gamma, translating into MFHVYRSNRTECLAEGLAALLREPVGSPLSAEVVVVQSRGMERWLSMALAARLGVAAGVEFPFPRAFVERVLGVPRVDGQGARFTRERLRFALLEELQHLRDPAVLRYLKNDETGIKRYELATELANVFDQYVVYRPEQVLAWESGEGNDFQASLWRNVVSRLGAEHMARRVEAVRRNGAQLVDLPGRVSIFGTSALPPLYLEVLHALSQRVDVHLFQHSPSDAYWAELRKEQNEGALADLGLLASWGRQGAELAELLESRVQYQELTDYVDPDTGTALGQLQSDLMQLTRPTSKRVHVLPTTDESVEIAVCHSATRELQALRDRIWGWLHADPSLEPHDILVMVPDVDAYYPHIEAVFARDLSEKDFIPYRVADRAERKANPVALAILQLLTLAEGRLPATACVDLLQLEPVRRRFGVSAAQLPAVIDLVAESGVRWGRDAAHREQMGQPAVDDNTWRFGLARLLLGYCMPSGSHELFAGVAPVSAVEGERAELVGRLALFAETLFECCERLSGLQTPAQWCDNTLACMNALLHDGETHASDLQAVRRAVIALASDALVAGCTEALHREVWLAALGARLDEERRVQEFMSGGVTFAAMLPMRSIPFRVICLLGLNDDAFPRADVPRSFDLTAAERRLGDRSLRDEDRYLFLEAVLCARERLYLSHVGRDIQDNSERPPSVVIEELLDVMDQTHGFVEPPPPGRQLELYARPLSARQHVRVQHALGSHSPRYFDGRDPRFYSYSTTWAAAATAAVGPSRERPSPLRFSAAPAERDSVDLSDVSRFFDNPARYLAERRLGVRLRRDDARVQDREPVELSPLERYAAGDFLLQRLLENRDIEQVRALLVARGELPVGELGQGAFRALLLECQPIAQEVRAFGERLTPRQVEIEFDGLKLQGALSRLHAQGQLHYGFGRTNAKRRLRLWLEHLALCATSRPAPSTLVMRGEGTVARSSYGALPAEHALRELEVLLALFREGQAGPLPFAPETSLAFAVSFLQRSPAGDAQRAHKDALKKFDSRQGFGEAADEYLSLAFPDLELLAHPRFDAVALAVFTPLLAAEEPAP; encoded by the coding sequence ATGTTTCACGTTTACCGCAGCAACCGCACGGAATGTCTCGCTGAAGGCCTCGCCGCCTTGCTCCGCGAGCCGGTGGGTAGCCCGCTGTCGGCAGAGGTGGTGGTCGTCCAGAGTCGAGGCATGGAGCGCTGGCTCTCCATGGCGCTCGCTGCCCGCCTCGGCGTGGCGGCGGGCGTCGAGTTTCCGTTCCCCCGCGCCTTTGTCGAGCGTGTACTCGGTGTACCCAGGGTGGACGGGCAAGGCGCGCGGTTCACCCGGGAGCGCCTCCGCTTCGCGCTCTTGGAGGAACTCCAGCACCTGCGCGACCCCGCGGTGCTGCGCTACCTGAAGAACGACGAAACCGGCATCAAACGCTACGAGCTGGCGACGGAACTCGCGAACGTATTCGACCAGTACGTCGTGTACCGCCCTGAGCAGGTGCTTGCTTGGGAGTCGGGAGAAGGAAACGATTTTCAGGCCAGCTTGTGGCGTAACGTCGTCAGCCGACTCGGAGCGGAGCACATGGCACGACGGGTCGAGGCCGTGCGCCGCAACGGTGCGCAGTTGGTGGACCTGCCTGGGCGCGTCAGCATCTTTGGAACCAGCGCACTGCCCCCACTCTACCTGGAAGTGCTGCATGCCTTGTCACAGCGTGTGGACGTGCACTTGTTCCAGCACAGTCCCTCGGATGCCTACTGGGCGGAGTTGCGCAAAGAGCAGAACGAAGGAGCGCTTGCAGACTTGGGACTCTTGGCGAGCTGGGGTCGGCAGGGCGCAGAGCTCGCGGAGTTGCTGGAATCTCGGGTGCAGTACCAAGAACTCACGGACTACGTCGATCCCGACACCGGTACCGCGCTCGGGCAGCTCCAGTCGGACCTGATGCAGCTGACACGCCCGACCAGCAAGCGGGTGCATGTGCTTCCGACCACCGACGAGTCGGTGGAGATCGCCGTCTGCCACAGCGCGACCCGTGAGTTGCAGGCACTACGAGATCGGATTTGGGGCTGGCTGCACGCCGACCCCAGCTTGGAGCCTCACGACATCCTCGTGATGGTCCCCGACGTGGATGCCTACTACCCGCACATCGAGGCCGTTTTCGCTCGAGACCTGAGCGAGAAGGACTTCATTCCCTACCGAGTTGCGGACCGTGCAGAACGAAAGGCGAACCCCGTTGCCCTGGCCATCTTGCAGCTCTTGACCCTGGCCGAAGGGCGACTCCCAGCGACCGCGTGCGTGGACTTGCTGCAGCTCGAGCCCGTGCGGCGGCGCTTCGGCGTGAGCGCGGCTCAACTCCCGGCCGTGATCGACTTGGTTGCGGAATCGGGTGTGCGCTGGGGGAGGGATGCTGCGCATCGCGAGCAGATGGGGCAGCCTGCCGTCGACGACAACACGTGGCGTTTCGGCCTGGCGCGCCTGCTCCTCGGCTACTGCATGCCGTCGGGAAGCCACGAGCTGTTTGCGGGCGTCGCTCCCGTCAGCGCGGTCGAAGGAGAGCGAGCGGAGCTGGTGGGTCGATTGGCGCTCTTCGCCGAGACCCTCTTCGAGTGCTGTGAGCGACTTTCGGGGCTGCAAACCCCCGCGCAGTGGTGTGACAACACCCTCGCCTGCATGAACGCGTTGCTCCACGACGGTGAGACACACGCATCCGACCTGCAGGCGGTGCGTCGCGCGGTGATCGCGCTGGCTTCGGACGCGCTCGTGGCGGGCTGCACCGAGGCGCTGCATCGAGAGGTGTGGTTGGCGGCGCTGGGTGCTCGCCTCGACGAAGAGCGGCGCGTCCAGGAGTTCATGTCCGGCGGGGTGACCTTTGCAGCGATGTTGCCGATGCGCAGCATCCCCTTCCGTGTGATTTGTCTGTTGGGTCTGAACGATGACGCCTTTCCCCGGGCCGACGTGCCTCGCTCCTTCGACCTGACGGCAGCAGAGCGCCGGCTTGGCGACCGCTCGCTGCGCGACGAGGACCGCTACCTGTTCCTGGAAGCGGTGCTGTGTGCGCGAGAGCGTTTGTATCTGAGTCACGTCGGTCGCGACATCCAGGACAACTCCGAGCGTCCGCCCTCCGTCGTCATCGAAGAGCTGCTGGACGTGATGGATCAGACGCACGGATTCGTCGAGCCCCCACCACCCGGACGGCAGCTGGAGCTCTACGCTCGGCCCCTTTCCGCACGTCAGCACGTTCGCGTGCAGCACGCCCTCGGCTCGCACAGCCCCCGTTACTTCGATGGCCGTGACCCGCGCTTCTACTCCTACTCCACGACCTGGGCGGCGGCGGCGACTGCGGCGGTCGGTCCCTCGCGGGAGCGCCCGTCTCCGTTGCGGTTCAGCGCGGCCCCCGCCGAGCGCGACAGTGTGGACTTGTCGGATGTCAGCAGGTTCTTCGACAACCCCGCGCGCTACCTGGCGGAGCGGAGACTTGGAGTCCGCCTGCGGCGAGACGACGCGCGCGTGCAAGATCGCGAGCCCGTGGAGCTGTCGCCCTTGGAGCGCTATGCGGCCGGCGACTTCTTGCTTCAGCGCCTGCTCGAGAATCGCGACATCGAGCAGGTTCGAGCCCTGTTGGTGGCGCGCGGCGAACTGCCCGTGGGGGAGTTGGGACAGGGTGCTTTTCGCGCTCTGCTGCTGGAGTGTCAGCCCATCGCCCAAGAAGTGCGCGCCTTTGGCGAGCGATTGACTCCACGTCAGGTGGAGATCGAGTTCGACGGCTTGAAGCTGCAGGGAGCGCTTTCGCGGCTGCATGCACAGGGGCAGCTGCACTACGGTTTCGGTCGCACGAACGCCAAGCGCCGCTTGAGACTGTGGCTGGAGCATCTCGCGCTTTGCGCGACCTCGCGGCCCGCGCCCAGTACACTGGTGATGCGGGGCGAGGGGACCGTGGCCCGATCGAGCTACGGAGCGCTTCCGGCCGAGCACGCCCTCCGCGAACTGGAAGTGTTGCTCGCGCTGTTCCGCGAGGGACAGGCCGGGCCGCTGCCCTTCGCACCCGAGACGTCCCTGGCCTTCGCTGTTTCCTTCCTGCAGCGCAGCCCCGCTGGGGACGCCCAGCGCGCACACAAGGATGCCCTGAAGAAGTTCGACAGCCGCCAAGGCTTCGGCGAAGCGGCGGACGAATACCTGTCGCTGGCATTCCCGGACTTGGAGCTGCTTGCGCATCCGCGCTTCGACGCGGTGGCCTTGGCTGTGTTCACGCCTTTGCTGGCTGCCGAGGAGCCGGCACCTTGA
- a CDS encoding FHA domain-containing protein, with protein MSRERETPDSPALTPVRVRWRRQELLLTDGTYLMGRDNSCHILLEDPRISRRHARITVEGSLVFIEDLGSMNGILVNGTRVRERRALFDGDWITVGGEEMELAIGDVGRHRHRSDTQDELSPLPPSSREEADRRISEPPAAEETTQRTRSLEILANIADQALSAGRTEDAADLLKTTLVDVLQEATDGVQVEDETRSFCVEYALRLNEVTDKPRWLDYAVDLLRITGCGCSPELAQELTAAYRLQPKADLGRLDAWANALLNAEDAEASKSAARAVQIGVDVRRARR; from the coding sequence ATGTCACGGGAACGCGAGACGCCCGATTCGCCCGCGCTCACACCCGTGCGCGTGCGTTGGCGACGGCAAGAGTTGCTGCTCACCGACGGGACCTACCTCATGGGTCGGGACAACTCCTGCCATATCCTGCTTGAGGATCCGCGTATCTCGCGGCGGCACGCCCGCATCACCGTCGAAGGCAGCCTGGTGTTCATCGAAGATCTGGGCAGCATGAACGGCATCCTGGTCAACGGCACGCGCGTACGCGAACGTCGGGCTCTGTTCGACGGCGACTGGATCACCGTCGGCGGCGAGGAGATGGAGCTGGCCATCGGTGATGTGGGACGCCACCGCCATCGGAGCGATACCCAGGACGAGCTGTCCCCGCTACCCCCTTCCAGTCGCGAAGAAGCGGACCGTCGCATCAGCGAGCCGCCGGCAGCGGAGGAAACGACCCAACGCACCCGCTCCCTGGAGATCTTGGCGAATATCGCCGATCAAGCGCTGTCGGCAGGACGCACCGAGGATGCGGCAGATCTGCTGAAGACCACCTTGGTCGACGTGCTTCAGGAAGCAACCGACGGCGTCCAGGTGGAAGACGAAACCCGGAGTTTCTGCGTCGAGTACGCGCTGCGCCTCAACGAGGTCACTGACAAGCCTCGTTGGCTCGACTACGCGGTCGACTTGTTGCGCATCACGGGCTGTGGCTGCAGCCCCGAATTGGCGCAGGAGCTGACCGCCGCCTATCGACTGCAGCCCAAGGCGGATTTGGGGCGCCTGGACGCATGGGCCAACGCGCTACTGAACGCCGAAGATGCCGAAGCAAGCAAGTCGGCAGCGCGGGCGGTGCAAATCGGCGTCGACGTGCGCCGCGCCCGGCGCTGA
- a CDS encoding M23 family metallopeptidase — MRRRTAWLPVSAGLLFGCSAQQSPAPPEVAAAKPAAPTAQTEPALAKSSAPGSPPVVEQPKALPPELRKPWSYPLRVDHGIREDEGGQGGFLAPRTHGKHNGLDFLAPIGTELHAPCTGKAKSAVSSSFGIWVKVVCAVPAEIAGKRDAFASIFFSHLSKSAVREAEAVRQGQLLGKVGKSGNARGSDIAPHVHVEIAVHDTQAEALEERHSGRDHSKTRAAERFARALETQCLEPNGFGPRSHGLSRARRLDPFVVLACLSDDKPRLVDPPTNLISASVAWSKQYEARTFDVDRGRQP; from the coding sequence GTGAGACGGAGGACCGCATGGCTGCCCGTGAGCGCCGGGCTGCTCTTCGGCTGCAGCGCGCAGCAAAGTCCGGCTCCGCCGGAGGTCGCGGCGGCAAAGCCCGCCGCACCGACCGCTCAGACCGAGCCGGCGCTCGCCAAGTCTTCAGCGCCGGGGTCACCTCCCGTCGTCGAGCAGCCCAAGGCGCTTCCCCCGGAGCTGCGCAAACCCTGGAGCTACCCCCTCCGCGTCGACCACGGAATTCGTGAGGACGAGGGAGGGCAGGGGGGGTTCCTGGCGCCGCGAACCCACGGCAAGCACAACGGTTTGGATTTTCTGGCGCCGATTGGCACCGAACTCCACGCCCCTTGCACCGGCAAGGCGAAGAGTGCAGTCAGCAGCTCCTTCGGTATCTGGGTCAAGGTGGTGTGCGCGGTTCCCGCGGAGATTGCAGGAAAGCGCGACGCTTTCGCTTCCATCTTTTTTTCTCATCTCAGCAAGTCAGCGGTGCGTGAAGCCGAGGCAGTGCGCCAAGGCCAACTGCTTGGCAAGGTGGGCAAGAGTGGGAACGCACGCGGAAGCGACATTGCGCCCCACGTGCACGTGGAGATTGCCGTGCACGACACCCAAGCCGAGGCCCTGGAGGAGCGGCACTCGGGTCGCGACCATTCCAAGACTCGAGCCGCCGAGCGCTTCGCTCGAGCGCTCGAGACGCAGTGCCTCGAGCCCAACGGCTTTGGACCCCGGAGTCATGGACTCAGCCGCGCGCGTCGGCTCGATCCCTTCGTGGTGTTGGCGTGCCTGAGCGATGACAAGCCTCGCCTGGTGGATCCGCCTACGAACTTGATCTCGGCAAGCGTGGCTTGGAGCAAGCAGTACGAGGCGCGCACCTTCGACGTGGACCGCGGCCGCCAGCCCTGA
- a CDS encoding serine/threonine-protein kinase: MLRLPPEDDQLRSLEGLVVRSGAQPDAAYRLDRAIGAGSYAVAFLALRIAAGGESPAVIKVVRPSLMRRSTEMAQLTAHKEIVALSRLNERVPPTPFVVRLLDHDYIDVDQAGLHFRLPWLALEYVHGGAEGTTLEERIDFSVEQTGYAFDPDRAALAITCLANGLEAIHEVGVMHRDLSPHNVLCCGFGNGEIFKIADFGIARPFGDVGTFVGLPGGTPGYTAPEQVRRGGAPAGTESDIFSLAAITFKILTGEELFQAKSTVDTALLAHEQKRRRITDSKGLCPELRERTAECTIIDRILARATAPDPRHRPPTAWEMAAGVLRALRPRQRRSRPPRRRLESITDYSAPRRFGWSWHVRHQPGEQRVLRSVAWDGDGRCLAAASRGLTFWNGTTWIDAPIRGFPHPYGVRFAERVDAGLYWVGGDGATIAHYSPEGFSSILRAEDGSVSFTHASGELEDLAVLVGERQGEAPLLFALTARRWMKPAKLSRARRVTAIARLEDERWLISGKSTSGSGFAAIYTPLMIEVERLSSDDAEVYTCCAAQPDLALGAVVGTGGNVLLVESGTPKTMALGDASDLHAVAIDPTGRVVAGGVGELWLYDAIQSDPWSCVWRDPSWKAPFLSVFADVGRIVATTVDGGIVEGRWEPATGTSP, encoded by the coding sequence ATGTTGCGCTTGCCCCCTGAAGATGACCAGCTGCGCTCGCTGGAAGGGCTGGTCGTGCGTTCCGGCGCGCAGCCCGACGCTGCGTACCGCTTGGATCGAGCCATCGGTGCGGGCAGCTACGCCGTGGCGTTCTTGGCGCTGCGCATCGCCGCCGGGGGCGAGTCGCCTGCGGTGATCAAGGTCGTGCGTCCGAGCTTGATGCGGCGCTCCACCGAAATGGCGCAGCTCACTGCGCACAAGGAGATCGTCGCCCTCTCGCGCTTGAATGAGCGTGTGCCACCAACGCCCTTCGTGGTGCGCCTGCTGGATCACGACTACATCGACGTGGACCAAGCCGGGCTGCACTTCCGTCTGCCTTGGCTCGCCTTGGAGTACGTCCACGGCGGCGCCGAAGGAACGACCTTGGAGGAACGCATCGATTTCTCGGTCGAGCAAACGGGATACGCCTTCGATCCCGATCGCGCCGCTTTGGCGATTACCTGTTTGGCGAACGGGCTCGAAGCCATCCACGAGGTGGGCGTGATGCATCGCGACCTGTCGCCTCACAACGTGCTCTGTTGCGGCTTCGGCAACGGTGAGATTTTCAAGATCGCGGACTTTGGTATCGCGCGCCCCTTCGGCGACGTGGGCACCTTCGTAGGCTTGCCGGGGGGCACGCCCGGCTACACCGCTCCAGAGCAGGTGCGTCGGGGTGGTGCGCCCGCCGGCACGGAGAGTGACATCTTCAGTCTCGCCGCCATCACCTTCAAGATCTTGACCGGCGAAGAATTGTTTCAAGCCAAGAGCACGGTCGACACGGCGCTCCTGGCTCACGAACAGAAGCGGCGTCGCATCACCGACTCCAAGGGGCTATGCCCGGAGCTTCGCGAGCGCACGGCAGAGTGCACCATCATCGACCGGATCTTGGCGCGTGCCACGGCGCCGGATCCGCGTCACCGGCCGCCGACGGCGTGGGAAATGGCGGCGGGAGTACTACGCGCGCTGCGGCCACGACAACGTCGATCCCGTCCGCCGCGGCGTCGTCTGGAAAGTATCACCGACTATTCTGCGCCGCGGAGATTCGGCTGGAGCTGGCACGTTCGACATCAACCCGGGGAGCAGCGGGTGTTGCGCAGCGTAGCCTGGGATGGCGACGGTCGCTGCCTGGCGGCGGCAAGCCGTGGCCTCACGTTCTGGAACGGCACCACGTGGATCGACGCGCCAATACGCGGGTTCCCGCATCCCTACGGCGTGCGCTTCGCGGAGCGCGTCGACGCCGGGCTCTATTGGGTGGGGGGCGATGGCGCCACCATTGCGCACTACTCGCCTGAGGGCTTTTCGAGCATCTTGCGAGCCGAGGACGGCAGCGTTTCGTTCACCCACGCGAGCGGCGAACTCGAGGATCTAGCGGTACTGGTTGGCGAGCGCCAAGGCGAGGCGCCGCTGCTCTTCGCACTCACCGCACGCCGCTGGATGAAGCCTGCGAAGCTCAGTCGCGCCCGGCGCGTGACGGCCATTGCGCGACTGGAGGACGAGCGTTGGCTCATCAGCGGCAAGTCCACCTCGGGCTCGGGGTTCGCCGCGATCTACACGCCCCTGATGATCGAAGTCGAGCGGCTCTCGTCGGACGACGCCGAAGTGTACACCTGTTGCGCCGCGCAGCCGGACCTTGCCCTTGGGGCCGTGGTTGGCACCGGTGGCAACGTGCTGCTCGTGGAGTCGGGGACTCCCAAGACCATGGCTTTGGGTGACGCCTCGGACCTGCACGCGGTGGCCATCGATCCTACGGGGCGAGTAGTCGCCGGGGGCGTGGGCGAGCTCTGGCTCTACGACGCCATACAGTCCGATCCCTGGTCCTGTGTCTGGCGGGATCCCAGCTGGAAGGCCCCATTCCTCAGCGTGTTCGCGGACGTTGGCCGCATCGTGGCCACCACCGTCGACGGCGGGATCGTGGAAGGTCGCTGGGAACCGGCGACCGGAACGTCGCCCTGA
- a CDS encoding ABC transporter permease, with amino-acid sequence MRGRKVWVIARFELVSTIRRLGFLIVTFGMPLFALLYGGLAAIPTYFVTQQELMQKHLGLVDPAGVLALSPGTVLEAPRARFEVFDSEPSARRALTSDASLVAYYVLPADYLQSGTVEGYALANGSVGAWDGRLALEHVLRAQVLARQGPTPHAERIQRPVVDRQSFRVEDDGRSVPERREARVGRVVLPIGFVFLLFTSVLMSGGYLLTALATEKANKVVDVLLSSASSTEIMAGKLLGLGTAGLIQVGVWGAMTLSARLAFLQTLEPFDVRVPWQALVVSPLLFVLAYAFLGSLMLGTGSLGTNLKESHQLGMVWALLATVPLVFLPVILAAPHGTLARVLTFIPFSAPAAMVFRISLSPDGFAWWELSLALFALGAWTWVALRASARLFRIGLLLGTTRPGLWALLREAARLER; translated from the coding sequence GTGAGAGGACGCAAGGTCTGGGTCATCGCTCGCTTCGAGCTAGTGAGCACGATTCGACGGCTAGGGTTTCTCATCGTCACCTTCGGCATGCCGCTGTTCGCCTTGCTGTACGGTGGACTGGCCGCGATCCCCACCTACTTCGTCACGCAGCAAGAGCTGATGCAGAAGCACCTGGGGCTGGTGGACCCCGCTGGCGTTCTGGCGCTCAGTCCTGGCACGGTGCTCGAGGCACCGCGCGCCCGTTTCGAGGTGTTCGATAGTGAACCCTCTGCCCGCCGCGCGCTGACTTCGGACGCGTCCCTTGTGGCGTACTACGTGCTGCCGGCGGATTACCTGCAGTCTGGCACCGTGGAGGGCTACGCCCTGGCCAACGGCTCGGTTGGAGCTTGGGACGGGCGCCTTGCGCTCGAGCACGTGTTGCGCGCGCAGGTGCTGGCACGCCAAGGACCCACGCCACACGCCGAACGCATCCAGCGCCCGGTAGTGGATCGCCAGAGCTTTCGCGTGGAGGACGACGGCCGTTCCGTCCCAGAAAGGCGGGAAGCGCGGGTGGGGCGGGTGGTGCTACCAATCGGTTTCGTGTTCTTGCTGTTCACATCCGTGTTGATGAGTGGCGGGTACCTGCTCACGGCGCTGGCGACAGAAAAGGCGAACAAGGTAGTGGACGTGTTGCTCTCGTCGGCGAGCAGCACCGAAATCATGGCGGGCAAGCTGCTCGGCCTGGGAACCGCAGGCCTCATTCAGGTAGGAGTTTGGGGCGCCATGACGCTGAGTGCGCGCCTCGCATTCCTACAGACGCTGGAGCCCTTCGACGTGCGTGTCCCATGGCAGGCACTCGTGGTCTCGCCCTTGCTCTTCGTATTGGCCTACGCATTTCTGGGTAGCCTGATGCTCGGGACGGGCTCCCTCGGCACCAATCTGAAAGAGAGTCACCAGCTGGGCATGGTCTGGGCGCTGCTGGCGACGGTGCCGCTCGTGTTCCTCCCGGTGATCTTGGCGGCGCCCCACGGCACGCTCGCACGGGTACTCACTTTCATTCCCTTCTCCGCGCCCGCTGCCATGGTCTTCCGGATATCTCTATCGCCCGACGGCTTTGCCTGGTGGGAGCTCTCGTTGGCGCTTTTCGCGCTCGGCGCGTGGACTTGGGTCGCGCTCCGCGCGAGTGCGCGCTTGTTTCGCATCGGGCTCCTACTCGGGACCACCCGACCGGGGCTCTGGGCCTTGCTGCGGGAGGCCGCCCGCCTCGAGCGGTGA
- a CDS encoding ATP-binding cassette domain-containing protein: MNASLSAVAPNADEPIVEFDGVSKRFGERLALDDVTLQVARGEVFGLLGPNGAGKTTAVRILLSVIGADAGTVRLFGAPLARTQLDRVGYLPEERGLYLQHTVMEVMTYLGALKGLRDSETKARARVWLERVGLRGVEDLPLSKLSKGMSQKVQLAATLQSEPDLCILDEPFSGLDPVSSLAVREQINALRRSGQTVVLSTHQMAMVETLCDRVALLSAGKVLEHGTVEELRRKHSRVEVRITAPALPDALTDDRVQQEAPGVYRVQLAAGETPARLLAELVHAGVEVSRFEPVLASMEEIFIRVLGDQGLDS, translated from the coding sequence ATGAATGCCTCACTGAGCGCCGTTGCACCAAACGCCGATGAACCCATTGTCGAGTTCGACGGCGTCTCCAAGCGCTTCGGCGAGCGACTGGCTCTGGACGACGTCACCTTGCAGGTGGCACGAGGAGAGGTGTTTGGGCTCTTGGGGCCGAACGGGGCTGGCAAGACGACTGCGGTCCGCATCCTGCTTTCCGTGATTGGGGCCGACGCGGGCACCGTTCGACTGTTTGGTGCGCCCCTTGCGCGCACTCAGCTCGATCGCGTCGGGTATCTGCCCGAGGAGCGGGGGCTCTATCTGCAGCATACGGTCATGGAAGTGATGACCTACCTCGGGGCGCTCAAGGGACTCCGAGACTCTGAGACAAAGGCGCGGGCGCGTGTCTGGCTCGAGCGGGTGGGACTGCGCGGAGTGGAAGACCTACCCTTGAGTAAGCTGTCCAAGGGCATGAGCCAGAAGGTCCAACTGGCGGCCACCCTGCAAAGTGAGCCAGATCTCTGCATCCTGGACGAACCCTTCAGCGGTCTGGATCCCGTCAGTTCCCTCGCCGTGCGCGAACAGATCAACGCTTTGCGCCGCTCTGGGCAGACCGTGGTGCTGTCCACCCATCAAATGGCCATGGTCGAAACCCTGTGCGATCGCGTTGCCCTACTTTCCGCAGGCAAGGTGTTGGAGCACGGGACCGTCGAAGAACTCCGCCGAAAGCACTCGCGGGTGGAAGTGCGCATCACGGCGCCTGCGTTGCCTGACGCATTGACCGACGACCGGGTGCAGCAGGAGGCTCCCGGGGTCTACCGCGTGCAGCTGGCCGCGGGTGAGACGCCAGCGCGGTTGCTCGCCGAGTTGGTCCATGCCGGGGTAGAGGTATCGCGCTTCGAGCCGGTGTTGGCTTCGATGGAGGAGATCTTCATCCGAGTGCTCGGCGACCAGGGGCTCGACTCGTGA
- a CDS encoding carbon-nitrogen hydrolase family protein has translation MARIRVATLQYFIRPVESFEQFEAQVTGLVETARDYKCRLLVFPEYFCLQLLTLNDLRMSIDKQVRHLARFEQRIVDMFVRLSKQSGMYIVGGTLPAVDPPDEETVYNECYVYSPAGEWEVQGKLHMTRFEREEWLISPHKRLRVFETEFGRIAVTICYDVEFPELARAAAREGADVLVVPSCTDERQGYLRVRYCAQARAIENQLYVVHACTVGSLPMVPAVSLNYGQAAIYTPSDFAFARDGILAEGVPNQESMVIGELDLDRIRESRETGTVLPLRDSATTAEVTRTLEVVPL, from the coding sequence ATGGCTCGCATCCGCGTCGCAACACTGCAGTACTTCATTCGCCCCGTCGAGTCCTTCGAGCAGTTCGAAGCTCAGGTGACCGGTTTGGTCGAGACGGCTCGGGACTACAAGTGTCGATTGCTCGTGTTCCCCGAGTACTTCTGTCTGCAGCTACTCACCCTGAACGACCTGCGTATGTCGATTGACAAGCAGGTACGGCACCTGGCGCGATTCGAGCAGCGCATCGTCGACATGTTCGTGCGTCTCTCCAAGCAGAGCGGGATGTACATCGTGGGTGGCACTCTGCCCGCCGTCGATCCTCCCGACGAGGAGACGGTCTACAACGAGTGCTACGTGTACTCACCTGCCGGTGAATGGGAGGTGCAGGGCAAGCTACACATGACCCGCTTCGAGCGCGAAGAATGGCTGATCTCGCCGCACAAGCGTTTGCGCGTATTCGAGACCGAGTTCGGTCGTATAGCGGTCACGATTTGCTACGATGTCGAGTTCCCCGAGTTGGCGCGGGCCGCCGCTCGAGAGGGGGCGGACGTACTGGTCGTCCCCAGCTGCACCGACGAACGCCAAGGCTACCTGCGAGTGCGGTACTGTGCGCAAGCACGTGCCATCGAGAACCAGCTCTACGTGGTTCACGCGTGCACCGTCGGCAGTCTGCCCATGGTGCCTGCGGTGTCGCTGAACTACGGACAAGCGGCCATCTACACGCCCAGTGACTTCGCCTTCGCCCGCGACGGGATCTTGGCAGAGGGCGTTCCCAATCAGGAAAGCATGGTCATCGGTGAACTCGACCTCGACCGCATTCGCGAGTCACGCGAGACGGGAACGGTGCTGCCGCTGCGCGACAGCGCAACGACCGCCGAGGTCACGAGGACGCTAGAAGTCGTCCCGCTCTGA